A region of Paenibacillus sp. JNUCC-31 DNA encodes the following proteins:
- the fliD gene encoding flagellar filament capping protein FliD, with translation MRLTGLASGMDVDATVAKLMKAQRLPLDKLNQQKQLVEWKREGYREISSKLITFSNTNLMNLSLSSSTQTKKAEVSGTAGVVSASATGAASTGSLDISVQQLAKAASTVSTTGIGNKPGSTLISDISAETKITINDIDINIDATDTIDSMIAKINNNKEAGVTAVYDPTLGKLSLTNKATGADAQLSFSGDIIDKFNLATPSVGQNAKLTVNGITMQQSSNRFTLNGVEINLTGVHTTGQSSKIEVVQDTDKIVDNVKQFVTAYNEILAALNSKSDEERYLKYTPLTSEQKEGMKEDEIKLWEDKAKSGMLKNDSILKQAISDMRSSIIEDIDLGNGKKINLTELGITTGTWSEKGKLYLDEDKLKQAIASDPNIVANAFSSGKIGSSGTSQRYDATDGIYTRLRKISSTSLESMAQKAGTSKTNSDLNSSFLATSLMGVELRNIDNRITTMNSLMTRKETQYYKQFTAMEVAINKYNGISGSLTSFLS, from the coding sequence GTTATAGAGAAATAAGTTCAAAGTTGATTACATTCTCGAATACAAACTTAATGAATTTGAGTTTGAGCAGCTCAACTCAAACCAAAAAGGCTGAAGTTAGCGGAACGGCCGGTGTAGTATCTGCTTCAGCCACAGGAGCGGCGAGTACGGGTTCACTTGATATTAGTGTACAACAACTAGCTAAGGCAGCGAGTACTGTAAGTACCACGGGAATTGGTAATAAGCCAGGCTCGACTCTCATTTCCGACATTTCAGCTGAAACGAAAATTACAATAAACGATATTGATATAAACATTGATGCTACAGATACAATTGATTCTATGATCGCTAAAATCAACAACAACAAGGAAGCTGGGGTGACAGCTGTATATGACCCAACACTAGGCAAGCTTTCTTTAACGAACAAAGCCACAGGAGCTGATGCACAACTCAGTTTTAGTGGTGATATTATTGATAAATTCAATCTGGCAACACCATCGGTTGGTCAGAATGCAAAGTTAACAGTTAACGGAATTACTATGCAGCAATCATCTAACCGATTTACATTGAATGGTGTAGAAATTAACTTGACAGGTGTTCACACTACCGGGCAATCATCCAAAATTGAAGTGGTACAAGATACTGATAAAATCGTAGACAACGTTAAACAATTTGTGACTGCATATAATGAAATATTGGCGGCGCTTAATAGCAAGAGTGATGAAGAAAGGTATTTGAAATATACACCGTTAACTTCGGAACAAAAAGAGGGTATGAAAGAAGATGAGATCAAGCTCTGGGAAGATAAAGCCAAGAGCGGGATGCTGAAGAATGATAGTATATTAAAACAAGCAATCTCCGACATGAGATCTTCAATTATAGAGGATATTGATCTTGGCAATGGGAAAAAAATAAATCTTACCGAGTTAGGTATTACGACAGGAACTTGGTCTGAAAAAGGGAAGCTTTATTTGGATGAAGATAAATTAAAGCAGGCTATCGCTTCAGACCCAAATATTGTTGCTAATGCGTTTAGTTCAGGGAAAATTGGTTCATCTGGAACAAGTCAAAGATATGATGCCACGGATGGTATTTACACAAGACTGCGGAAAATTTCTTCAACTTCTCTAGAAAGCATGGCTCAAAAAGCGGGAACTTCCAAAACAAACAGTGATCTGAATTCATCATTTCTGGCTACCAGTTTGATGGGAGTAGAACTTAGAAATATTGACAATCGAATTACGACTATGAACAGTCTTATGACAAGGAAGGAGACACAGTACTATAAACAGTTCACCGCCATGGAAGTGGCGATTAACAAGTATAATGGTATATCTGGCTCACTTACCAGCTTCTTGTCTTGA
- the fliS gene encoding flagellar export chaperone FliS, with protein sequence MITSPYQKYQQTQAQTASKPKLLIMLYDGAIRFVNVGIEGVEERNIEKANNNFCKAQAIINELIASLNFNYSISTELLSIYEYLLNRLVEANIKKNKDIAMEVLEHLSELREAWLEAAKSPGMTAEG encoded by the coding sequence TTGATTACTTCACCGTACCAAAAGTATCAACAGACGCAAGCACAGACTGCCTCTAAACCCAAATTGCTGATTATGTTATATGATGGAGCCATTCGTTTCGTCAATGTGGGGATTGAGGGTGTGGAAGAGCGGAATATAGAGAAGGCTAACAATAACTTTTGTAAGGCTCAGGCCATTATTAATGAATTAATTGCTTCTCTGAACTTTAATTACTCCATTTCTACTGAATTGTTGTCTATATATGAGTACTTGTTGAATCGACTTGTTGAAGCTAATATTAAAAAGAACAAGGATATAGCTATGGAAGTGTTGGAGCATCTTTCTGAACTGAGAGAAGCATGGTTAGAGGCAGCCAAATCGCCTGGAATGACAGCGGAGGGCTGA